The proteins below are encoded in one region of Pseudomonadota bacterium:
- a CDS encoding 4Fe-4S dicluster domain-containing protein, with protein MAETGFLPKEKIDGFLEALSKDALVYMPVLEGDVIIFRPFKPGNTLCLDRPANSPPKSVIYPQSDVLFSYNYKKETDDPKKVSIEIETHMDYPKAIIFGCRPCDAMGFTVYDRVFIESNGPDTYYQGRRDETIIITLSCPAPSAGCFCTALGSGPANKEGSDVLMTGLENGFLFEPVSEKGKAILAMPGIEGGSQHLQEAQKKQQDAYNAVKKPFPSISHTEISRKRFDLDEFWHKAVSKCVSCGACTFLCPTCYCFNFTDEQTLESGERIRSWDACMFYHFTLEASGHNPRATRFLRYRNRVGHKFLFYPEKYNGVIACCGCGRCIRYCPVSVDISEIVSQLRSPE; from the coding sequence ATGGCGGAAACAGGTTTTCTTCCAAAGGAAAAAATTGATGGATTTTTAGAGGCACTCAGTAAAGATGCCCTTGTGTATATGCCTGTCCTTGAAGGTGATGTAATAATATTTAGGCCTTTTAAACCTGGAAATACACTCTGTCTGGACAGACCTGCCAACAGCCCGCCAAAATCTGTTATCTACCCGCAGAGCGATGTTTTGTTTTCATATAACTATAAAAAAGAAACCGATGACCCGAAAAAGGTTTCAATTGAGATTGAAACTCATATGGATTACCCGAAGGCAATAATCTTTGGTTGCCGCCCCTGCGATGCAATGGGGTTTACGGTGTATGACCGGGTCTTTATAGAATCAAACGGTCCTGATACATACTATCAGGGACGCCGCGACGAGACAATAATAATAACGCTCAGTTGTCCTGCCCCCTCTGCAGGTTGTTTCTGCACTGCCTTGGGTAGCGGTCCTGCAAACAAGGAAGGGTCCGATGTACTGATGACCGGCCTTGAAAATGGATTTCTCTTCGAACCTGTCAGCGAAAAGGGCAAGGCTATCCTTGCAATGCCGGGGATAGAAGGCGGAAGCCAACACCTGCAGGAAGCCCAAAAGAAACAACAGGATGCATATAATGCAGTAAAAAAACCATTTCCGTCCATCAGCCATACCGAAATATCGCGAAAACGTTTTGACCTTGATGAATTCTGGCACAAGGCAGTAAGCAAGTGTGTAAGTTGCGGCGCCTGCACATTCCTTTGCCCCACATGTTACTGTTTTAATTTTACCGACGAACAGACATTGGAAAGCGGGGAAAGAATCCGCAGTTGGGATGCATGCATGTTCTATCATTTTACCCTCGAGGCAAGCGGGCATAACCCAAGGGCGACAAGGTTCCTGAGGTATAGAAACAGGGTAGGGCACAAGTTCCTCTTTTATCCTGAAAAATATAACGGAGTAATAGCCTGTTGCGGTTGTGGAAGATGCATCAGGTATTGTCCCGTTTCCGTAGATATCAGTGAAATTGTTTCCCAACTTAGAAGCCCGGAGTGA
- a CDS encoding amidohydrolase family protein, whose product MSNLIIRNIGAIFTGDISNPLINGPVSIFIEGGKIKAIEKGSTLEGITIDANGMTVCPGFIDSHSHPVFGDFTPRQSQLNFIDSSLHGGVTSMISAGEVHLPGRPTDPKGTKALALLAQRSFAKARPSGVKVYGGALILEKGLVEDDFKELSEDGVWLVGEIGLGSVKAANDAKTMVEWAKKYGMKVLMHVGGTSVPGSSTVTCDDVLIAQPTVACHLNGGPTSITVGEAKKVIDKTACAIELVHCGNPLSALEIGNYMKEKGILNRLIIGNDAPSGTGVIPLGMWRMVNFISALCNIPAEVAVCCATGNTQHVFSLPHGTIKIGDDADLQIIDAPMGSAGRDAKEAIEAGDIPGIAMVIIDGIVKTQVSRNTPPPVRKTA is encoded by the coding sequence ATGAGCAATCTGATTATTAGGAACATTGGTGCAATATTTACTGGCGACATTTCCAATCCTCTTATCAACGGGCCGGTTTCGATATTTATAGAAGGGGGGAAGATTAAAGCTATTGAAAAGGGTAGCACCCTTGAGGGGATAACGATCGATGCGAATGGGATGACTGTCTGCCCAGGTTTTATTGATTCCCACTCGCATCCGGTGTTTGGTGATTTTACCCCCAGACAAAGCCAACTCAATTTTATTGACAGTAGCCTCCACGGCGGTGTAACAAGCATGATCTCCGCCGGCGAGGTTCATCTGCCGGGCAGACCTACAGACCCTAAAGGCACGAAGGCCCTTGCGCTTCTTGCACAAAGGTCCTTTGCAAAAGCGAGACCGTCAGGAGTCAAAGTGTATGGAGGGGCGCTGATACTCGAAAAAGGACTCGTAGAGGATGATTTTAAGGAACTTTCCGAGGATGGGGTATGGCTCGTGGGGGAAATCGGCCTGGGGAGCGTGAAAGCAGCGAACGATGCAAAAACTATGGTAGAGTGGGCAAAGAAATATGGCATGAAGGTGCTTATGCATGTGGGAGGCACATCTGTTCCCGGGAGCTCAACGGTGACATGCGATGATGTACTGATTGCACAGCCTACGGTAGCATGTCATCTCAACGGCGGCCCAACAAGCATAACCGTGGGAGAGGCAAAGAAGGTCATCGACAAGACAGCCTGTGCAATCGAGCTAGTGCATTGCGGGAATCCACTTTCTGCCCTTGAGATAGGAAATTATATGAAGGAGAAGGGGATATTGAACAGGCTCATCATTGGAAATGATGCGCCCTCGGGCACGGGTGTCATTCCTCTCGGTATGTGGAGAATGGTAAATTTTATCTCCGCGCTTTGCAATATCCCCGCTGAGGTGGCGGTTTGCTGTGCCACGGGAAACACTCAGCACGTCTTTTCCCTCCCTCATGGTACGATAAAGATAGGAGATGACGCCGATTTACAGATCATTGATGCCCCTATGGGCTCGGCAGGCAGAGATGCGAAAGAGGCAATCGAGGCAGGAGACATACCGGGTATAGCAATGGTGATTATTGATGGTATAGTAAAGACGCAGGTGAGCAGGAATACACCGCCTCCGGTGAGAAAGACAGCTTAA
- a CDS encoding FAD binding domain-containing protein has translation MKAINFTLNGKTVTCEVVETELLLRTLRERFLLKSVKEGCGIGECGTCTVLIDDEPHYSCLTLASKVDGRDVKTVEFLVDAGVLHPLQEAFIKYGAVQCGYCTPGMLLSAYSLLLKNREPDRKTIKEAISGNLCRCTGYIQIEEAIGHAADAVSSSEFRVSGKSTNGSSVHAGPEDSLSHITRHSSRGMTTSISKDEVLVYLSVYKDAKVIAGGTDLLVKAKKDDSVKTLVDITGISELSGISDSDGLLRIGAAETHARISANTVVKDKAQSLAIACGLVGSPQIRNMGTIGGNLVNASPAADSISPLLIHDAILSIESRQGERKARLQDFILAPYKTSIRPDEILTSISLKNLSGYREGYRRVTKRATWAIARLSVAWAILEEEGIYKNVRIAIGSCTPMPFRPAKVEALLEGRKKEKGIIAEAIELTLQEIKEITGIRPSFAYKIPVLEGILESALRG, from the coding sequence ATGAAAGCCATTAATTTTACATTAAACGGAAAAACGGTAACTTGTGAAGTGGTTGAAACGGAGCTTCTTCTCCGCACTCTTCGGGAGCGGTTTTTGTTAAAGAGCGTGAAAGAGGGATGCGGGATAGGCGAATGCGGAACCTGCACCGTTCTCATAGATGATGAACCCCATTATTCCTGTCTCACCCTCGCATCAAAAGTTGACGGACGTGACGTAAAGACGGTCGAATTTCTCGTTGATGCCGGCGTGCTCCATCCCTTACAGGAAGCGTTTATCAAGTACGGCGCCGTTCAGTGTGGCTATTGTACGCCCGGGATGCTCCTTTCAGCATACAGCCTGCTTTTAAAAAACAGAGAGCCGGACAGAAAGACAATAAAAGAGGCAATAAGCGGAAATCTCTGCAGGTGTACCGGTTATATACAAATTGAAGAGGCGATCGGACACGCGGCAGACGCAGTTTCGAGTTCGGAATTTCGAGTTTCGGGTAAAAGCACAAACGGCTCATCTGTCCACGCCGGGCCTGAGGATAGTTTGTCACACATCACTCGTCACTCGTCACGGGGGATGACAACTTCAATATCAAAAGATGAAGTCCTTGTTTACCTCTCTGTTTACAAAGATGCAAAGGTGATCGCTGGCGGCACAGACCTTCTTGTCAAGGCAAAAAAAGACGATTCAGTCAAAACCCTTGTGGATATTACGGGTATATCTGAGTTATCCGGTATATCAGATAGTGATGGATTATTGAGAATCGGTGCTGCTGAGACTCATGCAAGAATAAGCGCTAACACCGTAGTGAAAGATAAGGCACAGAGCCTTGCCATTGCCTGCGGGTTAGTTGGTTCTCCTCAGATAAGGAATATGGGCACAATAGGAGGAAATCTGGTCAATGCCTCTCCTGCTGCCGATTCTATATCCCCTTTACTGATTCATGATGCGATCCTCAGTATTGAGTCAAGACAGGGTGAACGAAAAGCAAGGCTTCAGGATTTTATTCTGGCGCCATATAAGACATCGATAAGACCTGATGAGATACTCACTTCGATCAGCCTGAAGAATCTATCCGGCTACCGTGAAGGATACAGGCGTGTCACCAAGAGGGCAACGTGGGCTATTGCAAGGCTGTCAGTTGCATGGGCGATTTTGGAGGAAGAGGGAATATATAAAAATGTGAGGATTGCCATCGGCTCATGCACCCCAATGCCTTTCAGGCCGGCAAAGGTGGAAGCGTTACTTGAGGGCAGAAAGAAAGAGAAGGGCATTATAGCCGAGGCGATAGAGCTGACACTACAGGAAATTAAGGAAATAACAGGCATCAGGCCGTCTTTTGCATATAAAATTCCTGTTTTAGAAGGGATACTTGAAAGCGCATTGAGGGGTTAA
- a CDS encoding 4Fe-4S binding protein produces the protein MKIDLDKCKGCGICEEVCPLGIITIEGRKVHIGNDCVECKTCMKVCPQNVLSPEMADDKPVCSACPIMCRIPEGAFGACMRYFNEKGAIIRKGRVHTYEEVELLVGSTDDLIINKPLITGIGSGTTYPDFRPSPFIVSGIREGIDIITVVTEAPLSYSGMKLKADTDLFMGQEAGKIYVKRKGKRHVGHLCTEEYGSKMLSLGGVNILTSKDGLFAAKVIFELLKGKKVKFEIEDGAVVEIALGKAPKVNGVSEERMRVGCGSATSGLFAPYMSDAADEVIVLDGHITALFSEHPSGKYLKKTRSCISVKGIKSTDGRYFLDKGSGWGGTDIENPLDVIKEIDKSKCFDGMTLLITETTGQRVAFYTVKKGKFVEGDLAPEARRFIEVLKDSCQPSSVSAVFAAGVGGSARAGVTKNPIKLTRAVHEGKVTITIGGAKPFIFPGGGINFMVDVAKIKYGSIYFSPTPSFVIPVEYTMTFETFKEIGGHIEAIKPVKEVLKAIKNE, from the coding sequence ATGAAGATTGATTTAGATAAGTGCAAGGGTTGTGGAATATGTGAGGAGGTTTGTCCTCTCGGTATCATAACGATAGAAGGCAGGAAGGTGCATATCGGGAACGATTGCGTCGAATGCAAGACATGTATGAAAGTCTGTCCGCAGAATGTCTTATCGCCTGAGATGGCCGATGATAAACCGGTATGTAGCGCCTGTCCGATCATGTGTAGGATTCCGGAAGGAGCTTTTGGTGCATGCATGAGGTACTTCAATGAAAAAGGCGCCATCATAAGGAAAGGAAGGGTGCATACCTACGAAGAAGTGGAGTTGTTGGTAGGGTCGACAGATGATTTAATTATCAATAAACCCCTGATAACAGGTATCGGATCAGGCACCACTTATCCTGATTTCAGACCGTCACCGTTCATTGTGAGCGGTATCAGGGAAGGTATAGACATCATAACGGTAGTCACCGAAGCTCCGTTAAGTTACAGCGGTATGAAGCTGAAAGCCGATACAGACCTCTTTATGGGCCAGGAAGCCGGGAAGATATACGTCAAGAGAAAAGGGAAGAGACACGTGGGTCACCTGTGCACCGAGGAATATGGCTCAAAGATGCTTTCGCTCGGTGGAGTGAATATTCTGACATCAAAGGACGGTTTGTTTGCCGCAAAAGTGATATTTGAGTTATTGAAGGGCAAGAAGGTCAAATTCGAAATAGAAGACGGCGCTGTTGTCGAGATTGCGCTTGGAAAAGCACCAAAGGTAAACGGAGTATCGGAAGAAAGGATGAGGGTGGGTTGCGGAAGCGCTACATCCGGTCTGTTTGCCCCATATATGTCTGACGCAGCAGACGAAGTGATTGTTTTAGACGGCCATATAACAGCCCTTTTCAGTGAGCATCCATCAGGAAAATATTTGAAAAAGACTCGCTCCTGCATCTCGGTCAAGGGGATAAAAAGCACTGACGGTAGATATTTTCTGGATAAGGGAAGTGGATGGGGAGGAACGGATATTGAAAATCCCCTCGATGTAATAAAGGAGATAGATAAGAGTAAATGTTTCGATGGAATGACACTCCTGATAACCGAAACTACAGGGCAAAGGGTTGCCTTTTACACGGTGAAAAAAGGCAAATTTGTGGAGGGAGATCTCGCACCCGAGGCGAGGAGATTTATAGAGGTGTTAAAGGATTCATGTCAACCATCCAGTGTAAGCGCCGTATTTGCTGCCGGTGTGGGCGGATCGGCGAGAGCGGGGGTTACAAAGAACCCGATAAAGCTTACGAGGGCGGTCCATGAAGGCAAGGTCACGATAACGATCGGCGGTGCAAAGCCTTTTATATTTCCCGGCGGCGGTATTAATTTTATGGTAGATGTGGCAAAGATAAAGTATGGAAGCATATATTTTTCTCCGACCCCGTCATTCGTCATACCTGTTGAATATACGATGACATTTGAAACATTTAAAGAGATCGGCGGGCATATAGAGGCGATTAAACCGGTGAAGGAAGTGCTAAAAGCCATTAAGAATGAGTAA
- a CDS encoding TRAP transporter large permease, which produces MDPITTGIIGSVVLIVLLFLGMPIAFVMMFVGFLGLWSLSSLDAALPKVADTIYGVAANYPYTIIPLFILMGSFAGSGGITRELYNTFDKWFRRMPGGLGIATIAACAGFAAVSGSSVAAAAAMGNVALPEMRRFGYAPKLACGVVAAGGTLSFLIPPSLGFVVFGMLTEQSIGKLLISGIFPGLLLSIAYIAVVVVLVKMDPSIAPRSSEKVTFREKLIALKGVWETLLVFFIVMGGIYLGFINPTEAGAIGASALLIIVLLKRRLTWKNLFDSLLEMARISVMVLFLVAGATVFSYFLALSTIPTFVSSWIAGLGVSKYVILTIIIAIYFVLGCFLDSVSMMVLTLPVIFPVIVAIGFNPIWFGVVAVLMMEAGLITPPVGLNVYTIAGIAKDVPMADIFRGSMPFLLAIIITTIILTIFPIIALYLPSLMGG; this is translated from the coding sequence GTGGACCCGATAACAACCGGAATCATAGGCAGTGTGGTACTCATCGTGCTGCTTTTTCTCGGCATGCCCATTGCCTTTGTCATGATGTTCGTAGGTTTTCTCGGTCTCTGGTCACTCAGTTCACTCGATGCCGCCCTGCCGAAAGTGGCGGACACCATCTATGGTGTTGCGGCAAATTACCCTTACACAATCATCCCTCTGTTTATCCTTATGGGGAGTTTCGCCGGGAGTGGGGGTATAACAAGGGAGCTTTACAATACTTTTGATAAGTGGTTTAGAAGAATGCCCGGCGGATTGGGGATTGCCACAATCGCCGCCTGTGCCGGTTTTGCCGCAGTGAGCGGATCATCCGTTGCCGCGGCAGCAGCTATGGGTAACGTAGCACTCCCGGAAATGAGGAGGTTTGGTTACGCCCCGAAACTTGCCTGCGGTGTGGTTGCAGCCGGAGGAACACTCAGCTTCCTTATACCGCCCAGCCTGGGATTTGTGGTATTCGGGATGCTGACCGAGCAATCGATCGGTAAGCTTCTGATTTCCGGCATTTTTCCCGGTCTGCTTTTGTCAATTGCCTACATTGCTGTAGTTGTGGTCCTCGTAAAGATGGACCCTTCCATTGCGCCGCGTTCATCGGAGAAGGTGACCTTCAGGGAAAAGCTGATTGCCCTGAAAGGTGTCTGGGAGACCCTGCTTGTATTCTTTATCGTTATGGGAGGCATATACCTTGGTTTCATTAACCCTACCGAAGCCGGGGCAATCGGGGCCTCGGCGCTGCTCATTATCGTACTCCTGAAAAGAAGACTGACCTGGAAAAATCTCTTCGATTCACTTCTCGAAATGGCGAGAATCTCCGTAATGGTGCTCTTTCTTGTGGCTGGGGCCACGGTATTCAGTTATTTCCTGGCCTTATCGACAATACCGACCTTTGTTTCGAGCTGGATAGCCGGACTGGGCGTTTCCAAATATGTTATCCTTACGATCATCATCGCCATTTACTTTGTTTTGGGTTGTTTTCTCGATTCCGTTTCCATGATGGTGCTCACGCTTCCCGTGATCTTCCCGGTGATTGTGGCAATAGGGTTCAATCCTATATGGTTCGGCGTTGTAGCAGTGCTTATGATGGAGGCGGGCTTGATTACCCCTCCCGTAGGACTGAATGTATATACCATTGCCGGTATCGCGAAGGATGTGCCCATGGCCGATATTTTCAGGGGCTCCATGCCTTTCCTCCTGGCAATCATCATAACAACGATCATCCTTACCATATTCCCCATAATTGCGCTTTATCTGCCGAGCCTAATGGGAGGATAA
- a CDS encoding xanthine dehydrogenase family protein molybdopterin-binding subunit encodes MFIGQDIERIDALDKVLGKGIYSHDLKTDDMLFGCVVRSTRPHALIRSISTKDALSLNGIVKVLTNRDIPGENLFGAIKKDQFYLAKERVRYVGEPILIVLGEDEEIARKAAKLVKIEYEEMEAILDPFVSMNSSTLIHEAGNLLCHRKLRKGDIIRGLNDADVVVEHTYKTTWIDHAYLETEAGIGYLDKEGRIVVVASTQNIHYKRKEISRLLAMPEEKIRVIQAETGGGFGGKLDVTVEGYIALSVYHTKRPVLIRYTREESFLAQTKRHPLYIEYKTGANKDGRITAIKVNIIGDTGPYISYGETVCLRAAVHAAGPYEIPHIQTDSRMFYTNNPVSGAMRGFGIPQLAFAHESQLNEVALRLSIDPLDIRIKNGLKKGSLTSTSQVLDHSAGFIETLKKVEPFWRERKKRHDNTGFGLGCMYYGIGNTGVSNPGNAYFAISEVGKIVLHSGACEIGQGSDTVHLQILQEVLGVKGTDVILLRGDTDTSLDTGSTSASRQTYITGKAVYNAALKLREFLENSGYYNGRTLKDVYSASKDKGLLTFEGFFDPPNTPLNIETSQGSPYATYAFATHMTEVEVDKTTGFCRVLKVYAAHDVGKAINPKNLKGQVYGGVAMGIGFALMEEFIPSKTDSFDSYYIPTSMDIPEIEVFFVEDEEPTGPFGAKGVGEPALIPQAASIANAINDATGIQIYELPCHIERLKKLIEDEKLRR; translated from the coding sequence ATGTTTATCGGCCAGGATATTGAAAGGATAGACGCACTCGACAAAGTATTGGGAAAGGGGATTTATTCCCATGATTTAAAGACCGATGACATGTTGTTCGGCTGCGTAGTCAGAAGCACGAGACCGCATGCATTGATACGGAGCATATCGACGAAGGATGCCCTTTCTTTGAATGGTATTGTTAAGGTCCTGACCAATCGGGATATACCTGGCGAAAATCTCTTCGGCGCAATCAAGAAAGACCAGTTTTATCTGGCAAAGGAAAGGGTCCGTTATGTAGGTGAGCCGATTCTCATAGTCCTTGGAGAAGATGAAGAGATTGCCAGAAAGGCCGCAAAGCTCGTTAAGATAGAATATGAAGAAATGGAAGCGATCCTCGACCCGTTCGTTTCGATGAACTCATCTACGCTAATTCACGAGGCAGGAAATCTTCTGTGCCATAGAAAACTGAGAAAAGGCGACATCATCCGTGGCTTGAATGATGCCGATGTTGTTGTAGAGCATACATACAAGACAACATGGATCGACCATGCCTATCTGGAAACAGAAGCCGGCATAGGCTATTTGGATAAGGAGGGAAGAATAGTAGTTGTGGCTTCTACCCAGAATATCCATTATAAAAGGAAAGAGATATCGCGCCTCCTTGCCATGCCTGAAGAGAAGATAAGGGTGATACAGGCGGAAACAGGGGGAGGGTTCGGCGGTAAGCTTGACGTCACTGTTGAGGGGTATATCGCGCTCTCCGTCTATCATACAAAGCGGCCTGTTTTGATACGTTACACAAGGGAGGAAAGTTTTCTTGCACAGACAAAGAGACATCCCCTTTACATTGAGTATAAAACAGGCGCAAACAAGGACGGGAGGATCACAGCCATCAAGGTGAATATTATCGGTGATACCGGGCCTTATATTTCCTATGGTGAGACCGTATGTTTAAGGGCTGCAGTCCATGCCGCAGGCCCTTATGAGATTCCCCATATCCAGACAGACAGCAGGATGTTCTACACGAATAACCCTGTTTCAGGCGCCATGAGGGGCTTCGGTATCCCCCAGTTAGCCTTTGCCCATGAGTCGCAATTGAATGAAGTGGCACTCAGGCTTTCCATAGACCCTCTCGATATACGGATAAAGAACGGCCTGAAAAAGGGCTCTCTTACGTCAACATCTCAGGTTCTTGACCATAGCGCCGGCTTTATAGAAACGTTGAAAAAAGTCGAACCTTTCTGGAGAGAACGCAAAAAAAGACATGATAATACAGGCTTCGGCCTAGGTTGCATGTATTATGGAATTGGAAACACGGGGGTATCGAACCCGGGAAATGCTTACTTCGCCATTAGTGAGGTCGGGAAGATTGTCTTGCATTCTGGTGCCTGTGAAATAGGGCAGGGTTCCGATACGGTTCATTTACAAATCCTTCAGGAAGTGCTGGGCGTAAAGGGCACAGATGTTATTCTTTTAAGGGGGGATACCGATACATCCCTCGATACAGGATCGACCTCTGCGAGCCGCCAAACCTATATCACCGGGAAAGCAGTCTATAACGCTGCATTGAAATTGAGAGAATTTCTTGAAAACTCCGGATATTACAACGGGAGGACGCTCAAAGATGTTTACAGTGCATCAAAAGATAAAGGGTTGCTCACCTTTGAGGGATTTTTTGACCCTCCGAATACCCCCCTTAATATTGAAACGTCTCAAGGCAGCCCTTATGCGACTTATGCCTTTGCGACCCATATGACGGAAGTGGAGGTGGACAAAACTACGGGTTTTTGTAGAGTTTTGAAAGTTTATGCTGCCCATGATGTGGGTAAGGCAATAAACCCGAAAAACCTGAAGGGTCAGGTATACGGTGGTGTCGCAATGGGTATTGGTTTTGCCCTTATGGAGGAGTTTATACCCTCGAAGACTGATTCATTTGACTCATACTATATCCCCACATCGATGGATATACCGGAAATTGAGGTATTTTTTGTGGAAGATGAGGAGCCTACTGGCCCCTTCGGGGCAAAGGGCGTGGGCGAGCCCGCGCTTATTCCTCAGGCAGCAAGTATCGCAAATGCCATCAATGATGCAACAGGCATACAGATATATGAGCTGCCATGTCATATAGAGAGGCTGAAAAAACTTATAGAAGATGAGAAACTAAGAAGATAG
- a CDS encoding amino acid synthesis family protein has protein sequence MEIRKIVVVSEEIFADGEKRVEKPIKKVAAIAVIKNPFAGEYQESLDSLVDIGDELGKILSEKAVGALGKESAVESYGKAAIVGEKGELEHAAAILHPKLGTPLRNAVGGGKAIIPSVKKLGRMGDEIDIPLHFKDAAFVRSHFDGMTVSVNDAPKSDEILVAIAVTDGGRPHPRVGGLKKEEAKCEDGLR, from the coding sequence ATGGAAATTAGGAAGATTGTTGTTGTATCGGAGGAGATATTCGCTGACGGCGAAAAAAGAGTGGAAAAACCGATAAAAAAAGTGGCAGCAATAGCTGTTATAAAAAACCCTTTTGCCGGGGAATACCAGGAATCTCTCGATTCATTAGTCGATATTGGGGATGAGTTGGGAAAAATACTTAGTGAAAAGGCGGTAGGGGCGTTGGGGAAGGAGAGTGCGGTCGAGAGTTACGGTAAGGCCGCTATTGTTGGGGAAAAGGGTGAGCTCGAACATGCAGCAGCAATCTTACACCCCAAACTCGGCACTCCGCTAAGAAATGCTGTGGGTGGTGGCAAGGCAATCATCCCATCCGTAAAAAAACTCGGTAGAATGGGTGATGAAATCGACATTCCACTGCATTTTAAGGATGCTGCATTTGTAAGGTCCCACTTTGACGGGATGACTGTTTCCGTCAACGATGCTCCGAAATCTGACGAAATCCTGGTGGCCATTGCCGTGACAGACGGAGGCAGGCCTCATCCGCGAGTGGGCGGGCTGAAGAAGGAAGAAGCAAAATGTGAGGACGGTTTGCGGTAG
- a CDS encoding FAD/NAD(P)-binding protein — MEQSFNPYLPELATVIKIIDETPNIKSYRVVFDDPEKMKTFSFEPGQVGQLYVFGVGEATFVINSPPTRMEYLQFSVMKAGEITNAIHDLHEGDQIGVRAPLGNSFPYDDMKGKKILFIGGGIGLAPLRTLILFMLDNRKDYDDITIIYGSRTPLDLCYKDELREWESRSDVNLILTVDNEYPGWHKRTGFVPTVLNEVAPSPDNTVAITCGPPIMIKFVLQNLAKLNFKDDHVITTLEARMKCGIGICGRCNIGSKYICKDGPIFSLVQLKESGAEI; from the coding sequence ATGGAGCAAAGCTTTAACCCTTACCTTCCTGAACTGGCCACTGTTATCAAAATAATTGATGAGACGCCTAACATAAAATCCTACCGGGTGGTCTTTGATGATCCCGAAAAGATGAAAACATTTTCCTTTGAACCCGGTCAGGTGGGACAACTATATGTTTTTGGAGTTGGCGAAGCAACCTTTGTAATCAATTCACCACCTACAAGAATGGAATATCTCCAGTTCAGCGTTATGAAGGCAGGTGAAATAACCAATGCAATACATGATCTGCATGAAGGCGATCAGATCGGTGTAAGGGCGCCTCTTGGCAACAGTTTCCCTTACGATGATATGAAGGGGAAGAAGATACTCTTTATCGGTGGAGGAATCGGCCTTGCACCGCTTCGGACGTTGATACTCTTCATGCTGGATAACCGAAAAGATTATGACGATATTACTATTATCTACGGCTCAAGAACCCCTCTTGATCTATGTTATAAGGATGAATTAAGGGAATGGGAATCCCGTTCGGATGTGAATTTAATCCTCACAGTGGACAACGAATATCCGGGCTGGCACAAGAGGACAGGATTTGTCCCTACCGTCTTGAATGAAGTTGCCCCATCCCCGGATAATACAGTCGCGATTACATGCGGGCCGCCCATTATGATAAAGTTTGTCCTTCAGAATCTTGCCAAATTGAATTTTAAGGATGATCATGTGATTACAACGCTGGAAGCAAGGATGAAATGCGGTATCGGCATCTGCGGGCGGTGTAATATCGGCTCGAAATACATATGCAAGGACGGCCCAATATTTTCCCTTGTCCAGTTAAAAGAGTCAGGCGCAGAAATCTAA